A genomic region of Negativicoccus succinicivorans contains the following coding sequences:
- the dut gene encoding dUTP diphosphatase → MQPIRGFEVVTEYADREITLPERKTTESAGYDIESAADVELLPGKVTLVPTGLKAFMGMGEYLAIFIRSGISIRNQLLLINGAGIIDSDYYNNEENEGHIMIAIYNAGEESYMVKKGDRVAQGIFSQYLLVADDQATGVRTGGIGSTGQ, encoded by the coding sequence GTGCAACCGATTCGCGGCTTTGAAGTAGTGACGGAATATGCCGATCGAGAGATTACGCTACCCGAACGCAAAACGACGGAAAGCGCTGGCTATGATATTGAAAGCGCCGCCGATGTGGAGCTGTTACCCGGTAAGGTGACATTAGTGCCGACCGGATTGAAGGCGTTTATGGGAATGGGAGAGTACCTGGCCATTTTTATTCGCTCGGGTATTTCGATTCGTAATCAGCTTTTGCTGATTAACGGCGCCGGCATTATTGACAGTGATTACTACAACAATGAAGAAAATGAAGGTCATATTATGATTGCCATTTACAATGCGGGAGAAGAGTCCTACATGGTGAAAAAAGGCGACCGCGTGGCGCAGGGAATTTTTTCGCAATACCTGCTGGTGGCGGATGATCAGGCAACCGGTGTGCGCACCGGAGGAATCGGCAGCACCGGTCAGTAG
- a CDS encoding undecaprenyl-diphosphate phosphatase: MYEYFAALIIGIVEGITEYIPVSSTGHMIIVGDMIGFSGTKESVFEVFIQLGAILSVLLIYKDKFKMMLRRENWFKKRGTSCYNLVCAMLPAMAIGYLTHHFIKTYLFGWQTVVIGLILGGILMLFAERVNIRTRTADVDAITTKQAVLIGVFQVLSLWPGFSRSGSTISGGLLLGISRKAAADFSFIMAAPLMFVACTYDLLKIWRYLHWSDFGIFALGFVTAAVVAYASVLWFLKFLNNSSLASFAYYRFALAVATCLYFWL, from the coding sequence ATGTATGAATATTTTGCCGCGTTAATCATCGGCATTGTGGAAGGTATCACGGAATATATTCCGGTATCCAGTACCGGACACATGATCATTGTCGGAGATATGATCGGCTTTTCCGGCACGAAAGAAAGCGTCTTTGAAGTGTTTATTCAGTTGGGCGCGATTTTGTCGGTGCTTTTGATTTATAAAGATAAATTTAAAATGATGCTGCGGCGCGAAAACTGGTTCAAAAAACGCGGTACTTCCTGCTACAACCTGGTTTGCGCGATGCTGCCGGCGATGGCGATCGGCTACTTGACGCATCACTTTATTAAGACGTACTTATTCGGCTGGCAAACGGTCGTTATCGGTTTGATCTTGGGCGGCATTCTGATGTTGTTTGCGGAACGTGTTAATATTCGAACGCGCACTGCCGATGTCGACGCCATTACGACAAAACAGGCGGTTCTGATCGGCGTATTCCAAGTTCTTTCTTTATGGCCCGGATTTTCGCGTAGCGGCTCGACGATTTCGGGCGGGCTGTTACTCGGCATTTCCCGCAAAGCGGCCGCGGATTTTTCATTCATCATGGCCGCGCCGTTGATGTTTGTAGCATGCACCTATGATTTATTGAAAATTTGGCGGTATTTGCATTGGAGCGATTTCGGCATTTTTGCATTGGGCTTTGTCACTGCCGCCGTCGTTGCTTATGCGTCGGTACTGTGGTTCTTGAAATTTTTAAATAATTCAAGCCTGGCTTCGTTCGCGTACTATCGTTTTGCGCTCGCGGTGGCAACCTGCCTGTATTTTTGGCTTTGA
- a CDS encoding cation diffusion facilitator family transporter, with product MENTQHRKQIGLLLLVYTVIKVLLSGGKMGLGYWFGSVAVVGDGLHDLTDIGSSFMIALSLYMMGKPVNREHPFGQARIEYVATSVIGVIILLAGFGVGAEALHRIMYPQYLVIEPVLIAVLVLSLAVQMGLILFFRRLKIRDGSDILAALTADAASDFLMTAGVLLAVGAQYIGGWQIDEYTGVLVSLALLYTGMKVLYMGVDKLLGKGISLAEEQEILAAVTNMPGVEGAHDLIVHDYGPGLRFLSIHIEVDSRMNLLEAHHVADSIERRLRDKYKAQSLVHVDPRNISNPATLAVENNVRRLVAQVNPRWDVHDFFATKQGDIWAVHFDISVEDGTRDDDETIYRQVRQMIHARYPEYKLSIVVDRHYVTGRIMHDEDVVPENLTNSR from the coding sequence ATGGAAAATACGCAGCATAGAAAACAAATCGGCCTTCTATTGCTGGTCTATACCGTAATCAAAGTATTGCTCTCCGGCGGTAAAATGGGTCTCGGTTACTGGTTCGGATCGGTCGCGGTCGTTGGTGACGGGCTGCATGATCTTACGGATATCGGCAGTTCTTTTATGATTGCGCTGTCGCTGTATATGATGGGCAAACCTGTCAATCGCGAGCATCCGTTCGGACAGGCCCGCATCGAATACGTGGCGACAAGTGTTATCGGCGTTATCATTTTACTGGCCGGATTTGGCGTCGGTGCGGAAGCATTGCATCGGATTATGTATCCGCAGTATCTTGTCATAGAGCCGGTTCTGATTGCGGTATTGGTGTTGTCACTTGCTGTACAAATGGGATTGATTCTTTTTTTTCGCCGCTTAAAAATACGTGACGGGTCGGATATTTTAGCCGCGCTTACCGCGGACGCCGCCAGCGATTTCTTAATGACGGCAGGCGTTTTATTGGCCGTCGGAGCGCAGTACATTGGCGGTTGGCAAATTGATGAATATACCGGCGTATTGGTGTCGCTTGCGCTTTTATATACAGGCATGAAAGTTCTTTATATGGGCGTAGACAAGCTTTTAGGCAAGGGGATCAGCCTGGCTGAAGAACAGGAGATATTGGCCGCCGTAACGAATATGCCGGGGGTGGAAGGCGCCCACGATTTAATTGTGCATGATTATGGGCCCGGACTCCGCTTTTTGAGCATTCATATCGAAGTCGACAGTCGAATGAATTTACTGGAAGCGCATCATGTGGCGGATTCCATTGAGCGGCGCTTGCGCGATAAGTATAAGGCGCAGTCACTCGTGCACGTGGATCCGCGTAACATTTCCAATCCGGCGACACTGGCGGTTGAAAATAATGTGCGTCGACTGGTCGCGCAGGTGAATCCGCGTTGGGATGTTCATGACTTTTTTGCGACAAAACAGGGCGATATCTGGGCGGTTCATTTTGATATTTCAGTAGAAGACGGTACGCGCGACGATGACGAGACCATTTATCGACAGGTAAGGCAGATGATTCACGCTCGTTATCCCGAATATAAGTTGTCGATTGTGGTGGATCGCCATTATGTTACAGGCAGAATCATGCACGATGAGGACGTTGTGCCTGAAAACTTGACTAATAGCAGATGA
- a CDS encoding S-layer homology domain-containing protein has protein sequence MMNKKLATVLAAACVLGATTAFAAPNPFSDVTPNDWAYQAVSQLAAEGVVEGYPDGTFKGQQNITRFEMAQMVARAMVKQDQLNAEQQAQLNRLADEFANELNSLGVRVSNLENRVGNVKLTGDARVRYMDENDKDYFDMRVRLQANAKVSDNTKVTARISSGSFGFDSEDQDPELNLDQLYIEHGFNDNFGAKAGRYDLTLGATGVFYDSTFDGAEINFGKDFNLAVGYGYMKDFTDEVKEYAFNGKAPKAWFVQAGTDLTDGLGVAAFYLNVPDAELEDGVDQGGNPVFIKDDLEFWGAGLNYRFNDALQLRGDYVRNTKVDNDPELWTAGVLFGAADTSKVGSFEIGADYVSVEPGAYLGGTTMTLGDPMELSFYGKTTYWQAQASFVPVENVMLSAYYAFNIDVDADAEDIAGRDGNMWGVELNYFF, from the coding sequence ATGATGAACAAAAAATTGGCAACAGTATTGGCAGCTGCTTGCGTCCTCGGCGCAACGACAGCATTCGCGGCCCCGAATCCGTTCTCGGATGTAACTCCGAACGACTGGGCTTACCAGGCAGTATCCCAACTCGCCGCTGAAGGCGTAGTCGAAGGCTACCCGGATGGAACATTCAAAGGCCAGCAAAACATTACCCGTTTTGAAATGGCGCAGATGGTCGCTCGCGCGATGGTAAAACAGGATCAGTTGAACGCGGAACAACAGGCGCAATTGAACCGTTTGGCTGACGAATTCGCGAACGAACTGAACAGCCTCGGCGTACGTGTTTCCAACTTGGAAAACCGTGTAGGCAACGTAAAATTGACCGGTGACGCTCGCGTTCGTTACATGGACGAGAACGATAAAGATTATTTCGATATGCGTGTTCGCCTCCAGGCTAACGCGAAAGTATCGGACAACACCAAGGTAACCGCTCGCATCAGCTCGGGTAGCTTCGGTTTTGACAGCGAAGATCAAGACCCGGAACTGAACCTTGATCAATTGTATATTGAACACGGTTTCAACGATAATTTCGGCGCGAAAGCAGGCCGTTACGACTTGACTCTCGGCGCGACGGGCGTATTCTATGATTCTACATTTGATGGTGCGGAAATCAACTTTGGTAAAGACTTCAACTTGGCAGTCGGCTACGGCTACATGAAAGACTTCACCGATGAGGTGAAAGAATATGCCTTTAATGGCAAAGCTCCGAAAGCTTGGTTCGTACAGGCGGGGACCGACTTGACGGATGGTCTTGGCGTTGCCGCTTTCTACCTGAACGTGCCGGATGCTGAACTTGAAGATGGCGTAGACCAAGGTGGTAATCCCGTATTTATAAAAGACGACTTGGAATTCTGGGGCGCCGGCTTGAACTACCGGTTCAACGATGCGCTGCAGCTCCGTGGCGACTATGTACGCAACACGAAGGTCGACAACGATCCGGAACTCTGGACCGCGGGAGTACTCTTCGGCGCTGCCGACACGAGCAAAGTCGGTTCCTTCGAAATCGGTGCTGACTATGTAAGCGTTGAACCGGGAGCTTACTTAGGCGGCACGACCATGACGCTCGGTGATCCGATGGAGCTCTCTTTCTACGGTAAAACAACCTACTGGCAGGCGCAGGCCAGCTTCGTACCGGTAGAGAATGTTATGCTGAGCGCTTACTACGCATTTAACATTGATGTTGATGCTGACGCTGAAGATATTGCGGGTCGTGATGGCAACATGTGGGGCGTTGAACTCAACTACTTCTTCTAA
- a CDS encoding YdbC family protein → MATINFEIEKVLGDLSTNRDGWKKQLTFTSWNGRAAKFDLRSWEPEYNAMTKGLTLTKEELLKLKDILNEMDFDEF, encoded by the coding sequence ATGGCCACAATTAATTTTGAAATTGAAAAAGTACTTGGCGATCTTTCGACCAACCGTGACGGTTGGAAAAAGCAGCTGACTTTTACAAGCTGGAACGGTCGCGCTGCAAAATTTGATTTGCGCAGCTGGGAGCCGGAATATAACGCCATGACGAAAGGTTTGACATTGACAAAAGAAGAGTTGTTAAAGCTCAAAGACATTTTGAACGAAATGGACTTTGATGAATTTTAA
- a CDS encoding NUDIX hydrolase — MDYRYCPYCGTPLVTKTDKEPPCLYCPHCEKFLYRNPMAAVAGIVLNDTGAILLVQRAAGETYPGKWCIPCGHIEWGEDIRAALVREMAEETGLAVTAERIYEVESNFHQPAALSVGCWFMCTVTGGDLQASDDAADARYFHYRYLPELAFPTDRMVLNKLFYQGLLA; from the coding sequence ATGGATTATCGCTATTGCCCATATTGCGGCACACCCTTGGTAACGAAAACGGATAAAGAGCCGCCGTGCTTGTATTGCCCGCACTGCGAAAAATTTTTGTACCGCAATCCGATGGCGGCGGTGGCGGGAATTGTTTTGAATGACACAGGCGCGATACTGCTGGTCCAACGCGCCGCCGGCGAAACCTATCCGGGGAAATGGTGTATTCCCTGCGGCCATATTGAGTGGGGCGAAGATATCCGCGCGGCATTGGTTCGGGAAATGGCGGAGGAAACGGGTCTTGCCGTTACGGCCGAGCGCATTTATGAAGTAGAGTCCAACTTCCATCAACCGGCGGCGCTCAGTGTCGGCTGCTGGTTTATGTGCACGGTAACGGGCGGGGATTTGCAAGCCTCGGATGACGCGGCGGATGCGCGTTATTTTCACTATCGGTATTTGCCGGAGCTGGCATTCCCGACCGATCGAATGGTGTTGAATAAATTGTTTTATCAAGGTTTATTAGCCTAA
- a CDS encoding polyribonucleotide nucleotidyltransferase: MNEVFKTEWAGRPLVIETGKFAKQASGAVMVRYGDTAVLVTATGAKKPREGTDFFPLTVDYEEKLYSVGKIPGGFVKREGRPGESAILNARLIDRPIRPLFDKGVRNDVHVVATVLSVDQDNAPEMAAMLGASAALSISNIPFEGPIAGVKVGRVNGNFVINPTVQQREESDLMITVAGTDDAILMVEGGAQEIPEETVLDAIMFGHEEIRRLVAFQQEMVAKVGKEKLVYDVHKVDEVIAQAVEDYAAENLKNAIFDKDKQTREAHMDEVKEEARAHFEDIYPEQMADVGMALDALTKRIVRRMISVDKIRPDGRALNEIRPITCEVGLLARTHGSALFTRGQTQALTVTTLAPLSEKQTIDDVSERTEKRYIHQYNFPSYSVGETRPTRGPGRREIGHGALAERALVPVIPSEAEFPYALRVVSEILESNGSSSMASVCGSTMSLMNAGVPIKAPVAGIAMGLVKDGEDYAILTDIQGMEDALGDMDFKVAGTEQGVTAIQMDIKVDGLSREILASALQQAHEGRHFILGKIAECITEPAKDLSPYAPRIITMQIKVDQIRTVIGPGGKTINGIIDATGVKIDIEEDGTVYIASVDGEGGKKAVEMIERLVKEVKPGEVYLGKVTRLMKFGAFVEVLPGKEGLVHISQLAKERVEKVEDVVNIGDEIMVKVTEIDKQGRINLSRKALLNENENGPKAKE; this comes from the coding sequence ATGAACGAGGTGTTCAAAACAGAATGGGCGGGACGCCCGCTGGTTATCGAAACCGGCAAGTTTGCTAAACAGGCAAGTGGTGCCGTCATGGTGCGCTACGGTGATACCGCCGTGCTGGTCACTGCGACCGGCGCCAAAAAGCCGCGCGAGGGTACGGACTTTTTCCCGCTGACGGTAGATTATGAAGAAAAATTGTATTCCGTAGGGAAAATTCCCGGCGGATTTGTAAAACGCGAAGGTCGACCCGGTGAATCCGCGATTTTGAACGCGCGCTTGATTGATCGTCCGATTCGCCCGCTGTTTGATAAAGGCGTACGCAACGACGTGCACGTGGTCGCGACGGTGCTTTCCGTCGATCAGGACAATGCACCGGAAATGGCGGCGATGCTCGGCGCCTCGGCGGCGCTTTCCATCTCGAATATTCCGTTTGAAGGTCCGATTGCCGGCGTTAAGGTAGGTCGGGTCAATGGCAATTTTGTCATCAATCCTACGGTGCAGCAACGCGAAGAATCGGATTTGATGATTACAGTTGCCGGTACGGATGACGCGATTTTGATGGTCGAGGGCGGCGCACAGGAAATTCCTGAAGAAACGGTCTTGGACGCGATCATGTTCGGCCATGAAGAAATTCGTCGACTGGTTGCTTTCCAGCAGGAAATGGTCGCTAAAGTCGGCAAAGAAAAGCTCGTTTACGACGTGCATAAAGTCGATGAAGTGATTGCGCAAGCGGTGGAAGATTACGCAGCGGAAAACCTTAAAAACGCGATTTTCGACAAAGATAAACAAACGCGTGAAGCGCATATGGACGAAGTCAAAGAAGAAGCGCGCGCGCATTTCGAAGATATTTATCCGGAACAGATGGCGGATGTCGGTATGGCGCTTGATGCGTTGACCAAGCGTATCGTACGACGCATGATTTCCGTCGATAAAATCCGTCCGGACGGACGCGCCTTGAACGAGATCCGACCGATTACCTGCGAAGTCGGTTTGCTCGCACGTACGCACGGTTCGGCACTGTTTACGCGTGGTCAAACCCAAGCGCTCACGGTGACCACACTCGCGCCGCTTTCGGAAAAGCAGACGATTGATGACGTTTCCGAACGTACAGAAAAACGCTATATTCATCAATATAATTTCCCGTCTTACAGTGTCGGTGAAACACGTCCGACGCGTGGCCCGGGGCGTCGTGAAATCGGTCATGGCGCGCTCGCGGAGCGTGCTTTGGTACCGGTAATTCCGTCAGAAGCGGAATTTCCGTACGCTTTGCGTGTCGTTTCGGAAATTTTGGAATCCAACGGTTCCTCTTCCATGGCAAGCGTTTGCGGCAGCACGATGTCGCTGATGAATGCGGGTGTACCGATTAAAGCGCCGGTCGCAGGCATCGCTATGGGTCTTGTCAAAGACGGCGAAGATTACGCGATTTTAACGGATATTCAGGGCATGGAAGATGCCCTCGGTGATATGGACTTTAAAGTAGCCGGTACCGAACAGGGTGTCACCGCGATCCAGATGGACATTAAAGTCGACGGTTTATCCCGTGAAATTTTGGCTTCCGCGCTGCAACAGGCACATGAAGGACGCCATTTCATCCTCGGCAAAATCGCCGAATGCATTACCGAACCGGCCAAAGACCTTTCGCCGTATGCGCCGCGCATTATCACGATGCAGATTAAAGTGGATCAGATCCGCACTGTCATCGGACCGGGCGGCAAAACGATCAACGGCATCATTGATGCTACCGGCGTGAAGATTGATATCGAAGAAGACGGTACCGTTTATATCGCTTCGGTAGACGGTGAAGGCGGTAAAAAAGCGGTCGAAATGATCGAACGACTCGTCAAAGAAGTAAAACCGGGTGAAGTGTACTTGGGTAAGGTTACTCGCTTGATGAAATTTGGCGCGTTTGTAGAAGTATTGCCGGGCAAAGAAGGTCTGGTTCATATTTCGCAGCTGGCGAAAGAGCGTGTCGAAAAAGTTGAAGACGTCGTCAACATCGGCGATGAAATCATGGTTAAAGTAACCGAAATTGATAAGCAGGGCCGTATCAACTTGTCGCGTAAAGCGCTGTTGAATGAAAATGAAAACGGTCCGAAGGCAAAGGAGTGA
- the rpsT gene encoding 30S ribosomal protein S20 has product MPQIKSSIKSMKTDAERRAQNTATKSRIRTATKRTVDAIAAGDAEAAQAAFNNASKLIDKAASKGVIHKNNAARKKSALRNKLQAQNDAEAK; this is encoded by the coding sequence TTGCCGCAAATCAAATCCAGCATTAAAAGCATGAAGACCGACGCTGAACGTCGTGCCCAGAACACTGCGACTAAATCTCGTATCCGTACGGCAACCAAACGTACCGTTGATGCGATCGCCGCTGGCGATGCCGAAGCCGCTCAAGCCGCGTTTAACAATGCGTCCAAATTGATCGACAAGGCAGCCTCCAAAGGTGTGATTCATAAAAACAATGCCGCTCGTAAAAAATCGGCGTTGCGCAACAAGCTGCAAGCACAAAACGACGCAGAAGCTAAGTAA
- a CDS encoding MFS transporter codes for MLALIYRTFPAMSEVYFRRFWLSQWVALIGLWMQLTAQQWLVYSLTGSPLLLGLLGVAQFGPIMLFSLPAGVVVDRIAKRSLVRFTQAAYFVQALLLALLVFTGWVNYYNVLFLAFLYGCIQTIDTPARQSYVAELVQPKNLRSAISMNSANFNVARMIGPAIAAVVMAKYGAGWLFFANAVLMIPVLWTYWNLPIVGAPKAKERVQTPLSDMRDGISYAAHNMPVYSTLIVLFIISTFIMNYNVISPVYADLILHRGVTGFGLITSAIGVGSFTAALLSASLADGRPSARLLFGSALTATSLLFILALVDSFYLALGMFAVFGFFVLTFLISANTLVQMNTELAYRGRILSLYSLVFLGATPPGNLLTGWLIEWLGVRFGIMTCALLSFLLLIPIGRHVYLRLQKDPHAFQVNP; via the coding sequence ATGCTCGCTTTGATTTATCGTACTTTCCCGGCAATGTCGGAAGTGTACTTTCGTCGTTTCTGGCTGAGCCAATGGGTCGCTTTGATCGGTCTATGGATGCAGCTTACCGCCCAGCAATGGCTGGTCTATTCATTGACCGGTTCACCATTGTTGCTCGGTCTTTTAGGCGTCGCTCAATTTGGCCCGATCATGCTCTTTTCATTGCCGGCCGGTGTTGTGGTGGATCGTATCGCCAAACGTTCCCTCGTTCGTTTTACACAGGCGGCTTATTTCGTGCAAGCGCTCCTGCTCGCATTGCTCGTTTTCACCGGTTGGGTCAATTACTATAATGTATTATTTTTAGCTTTCTTATACGGTTGCATTCAAACTATCGACACTCCGGCGCGGCAATCGTATGTCGCGGAATTGGTACAACCGAAAAATCTGCGCAGCGCCATCAGTATGAATTCCGCCAACTTTAATGTCGCCCGTATGATCGGTCCGGCCATAGCCGCGGTAGTGATGGCTAAGTACGGCGCGGGATGGCTCTTTTTCGCCAACGCCGTTTTGATGATCCCGGTGCTTTGGACGTATTGGAATTTGCCGATCGTCGGTGCGCCAAAGGCGAAGGAGCGCGTCCAAACGCCGCTGTCGGATATGCGCGACGGCATTTCGTATGCGGCGCACAACATGCCCGTTTACAGCACGTTGATTGTGCTTTTCATCATTTCCACTTTTATTATGAATTATAATGTTATCTCGCCGGTATATGCGGATTTAATTTTACATCGCGGGGTGACCGGTTTCGGACTAATCACGTCAGCGATCGGTGTCGGTTCTTTTACTGCCGCCCTGCTTTCCGCTTCGCTCGCCGACGGCCGGCCCAGCGCGCGGCTTCTTTTCGGCAGCGCTTTAACGGCCACTTCATTACTGTTCATTTTAGCACTGGTTGATTCATTCTATTTGGCTCTTGGCATGTTCGCCGTGTTCGGCTTTTTCGTCTTGACGTTTTTAATCAGCGCCAATACGTTGGTGCAAATGAATACGGAGCTTGCCTATCGCGGCCGGATTTTATCATTGTATTCGCTTGTTTTCTTAGGCGCGACGCCGCCCGGTAATCTGCTGACCGGTTGGCTGATCGAATGGCTCGGCGTACGTTTCGGCATCATGACTTGCGCGCTGCTCTCTTTCCTGTTGCTTATTCCGATCGGTCGCCATGTTTACCTGCGCCTGCAAAAAGATCCCCATGCGTTTCAGGTAAATCCGTAA
- a CDS encoding thymidine phosphorylase: MDALAMIRKARLGEQATADELKKWVQACTAGEVPDYQMAAWLMAVYFQGLTKKETTDLTLAMEHSGKTFAGRNLGYSLVDKHSTGGVADTTTLIVAPLAAACGAHLAKMSGRGLGFTGGTLDKLESIPGFQVQLTEADFIRQVDAIGLAVIGQSAELAPADGIFYALRDVTETVESMPLIASSVMSKKLAAGADGIVLDVKCGTAAFMHNRKQAKALAQLMVDIGEAAGRKMTAFVTDMNVPLGSAIGNSLEVDEAVEVLSGGGNQRLVTLSLHLTAALLLTAGVVGTLAEGLTKARQAIADGAGLQKFTEWIAAQGGETAWIGQEPLTKKVNTLTVNAPQAGYLAAIDALALAGVALSLGACRRAKGDRINSQVGIRLCAEPGAYVEKNTPLACLYGAKNTDLDQYATRVEQAFTLQQEKIELPLIYEVLSHDVTVEQGE; this comes from the coding sequence ATGGATGCACTGGCAATGATTCGCAAAGCGCGGTTGGGAGAGCAGGCTACCGCGGACGAATTAAAGAAATGGGTACAAGCCTGTACGGCAGGCGAGGTTCCCGATTATCAGATGGCCGCCTGGTTAATGGCGGTGTATTTCCAAGGGCTTACCAAAAAGGAAACGACCGATCTGACATTGGCAATGGAACATTCAGGTAAGACGTTTGCCGGCCGCAATTTAGGATATTCATTGGTGGATAAGCACAGCACGGGCGGCGTGGCGGATACCACTACGCTGATTGTGGCGCCGCTGGCGGCGGCATGCGGTGCGCATTTAGCTAAAATGTCCGGGCGGGGTCTGGGATTTACCGGCGGTACGCTGGATAAATTGGAGTCGATTCCCGGGTTTCAAGTGCAGCTCACGGAAGCGGATTTTATCCGTCAGGTGGATGCGATCGGTTTGGCGGTTATCGGCCAAAGTGCGGAGCTCGCACCGGCGGATGGGATTTTTTACGCGCTGCGTGACGTGACGGAAACGGTCGAAAGCATGCCTCTTATCGCATCATCGGTTATGAGCAAAAAACTTGCGGCGGGCGCAGACGGTATCGTGCTTGATGTTAAATGCGGTACGGCCGCATTCATGCATAATCGCAAGCAGGCCAAAGCATTGGCGCAGCTGATGGTAGATATCGGGGAGGCCGCCGGTCGGAAGATGACGGCATTCGTCACAGACATGAATGTGCCTCTTGGGAGCGCTATCGGTAATTCGCTCGAAGTCGATGAAGCCGTCGAGGTTCTTTCGGGTGGCGGTAATCAGCGCTTGGTCACATTGTCACTTCATCTGACGGCGGCCCTTTTGCTGACGGCAGGTGTTGTTGGAACCCTTGCTGAAGGACTGACGAAAGCACGGCAAGCAATAGCTGACGGTGCGGGTTTGCAAAAATTTACGGAATGGATCGCGGCGCAAGGCGGCGAAACCGCTTGGATCGGTCAGGAACCCTTGACAAAAAAAGTCAACACGCTCACTGTAAATGCGCCGCAAGCAGGCTATCTTGCCGCCATCGACGCGTTAGCTTTGGCGGGAGTGGCATTGTCGCTGGGGGCCTGCCGTCGGGCGAAAGGCGATCGCATTAATTCACAGGTGGGGATTCGTCTTTGCGCGGAGCCGGGAGCTTATGTCGAAAAGAATACACCGTTGGCATGTTTATACGGCGCTAAAAATACTGACCTGGATCAGTATGCAACGCGAGTGGAACAGGCATTTACATTGCAACAGGAGAAAATCGAGTTGCCGCTGATTTATGAAGTTTTGAGCCATGATGTGACGGTTGAGCAGGGCGAATAA
- the brxF gene encoding BREX-3 system P-loop-containing protein BrxF: MVTVADVKARVQEVQELPEKLLFVVGGAGSGKSKLLREVERAEDYTYVEAKELLMEKLFEMENEERKVEAKESFVKAFKALAADIVILDGVEILFAPIFKLEPLEIIKKLSQDHTIIVGWRGSFDGKTLKLEHNSKENYFSTDIDDPKQVITLD; encoded by the coding sequence ATGGTGACAGTTGCAGATGTAAAGGCACGTGTACAGGAAGTTCAGGAATTACCGGAAAAGTTACTCTTTGTGGTCGGCGGTGCCGGTTCGGGGAAAAGTAAACTTTTGCGGGAAGTGGAACGAGCGGAAGATTATACTTACGTGGAAGCCAAAGAGCTTTTAATGGAAAAACTGTTTGAAATGGAAAATGAAGAGCGCAAGGTGGAAGCTAAAGAATCTTTTGTGAAAGCATTCAAGGCGCTTGCTGCGGACATTGTGATTTTAGACGGCGTGGAAATCCTCTTTGCACCGATCTTTAAATTAGAGCCGCTGGAAATCATTAAAAAGCTCAGTCAGGATCATACCATTATCGTTGGCTGGCGCGGTTCGTTTGACGGCAAGACTTTAAAATTGGAACATAACAGTAAAGAAAATTATTTCAGTACTGACATTGATGATCCGAAACAGGTCATTACGCTGGACTGA